One segment of Neodiprion fabricii isolate iyNeoFabr1 chromosome 1, iyNeoFabr1.1, whole genome shotgun sequence DNA contains the following:
- the LOC124187805 gene encoding uncharacterized protein LOC124187805: MHLNLDQSPFFRALGLAWRPDIDAFAFSPQIHQTRDNFTKRKVLSQTAQLFDPLGWLSPITIRAKIFMQELWALGFDWDEPISASLSSRWIEFLQDLQGISAITIPRRIGSSSASLGIEIHGFADASQSALGAVIYARTYINTHEVRVSLVCAKTKVAPLKKVTIPRLEFCAANLLVRLMCDVEKTLNFENTPVYLWTDSTVALAWIKSHPSRWKEFVRNRVTKIQEFARARWYHISGFENPADLASRGASPEQLQKSELWTFGPSWLSKPSVNWPSLSPRPEENSHLEERKGLSTHIATAKPLQIWDLVDRYSKLSTLLKVTSLCKRAANRFLAKTTSNRVNTSITVGPISTLELSDAQLFWTKVTQQAYFAEEIRQIETSSSLTRSHPLSRLTPFIDSNGFLRVGGRLNHSLLSYDEKHPFILPRESSFSTLIIDHHHRLTLHGGPQLTLATIRQRYWILGGRVPIRMFIHRCVPCARHRATLSSQQMGQLPQSRVTQSRPFLHSGVDYASPFSIRASRGRGAKSCKGYIVIFICFTTSAVHLELVSDYTTEAFIAAYKRFTSRRGICASIASDCGTNLVGADSELRRLLAASSKEFAEIANTLASHGTQWRFNPPSAPHFGGKWEAGVKSVKFHLKRVIGEATQTFEQFATFLMQVEATLNSRPLCAISDDPRDPSALTPGHFLVGSALNTIPEPSLIEVPVQRLSHWQHSRQMLEHFWKRWSTEYLQSFQNLSKWQTHHGNIKIGSIVLVKNENLPPSVWPLAKVIEVHPGTDGLVRVVTVKTKSSVLKRPIVKLCVLPVSF; encoded by the coding sequence ATGCATCTGAATCTCGATCAAAGTCCATTCTTTCGGGCTCTCGGTCTTGCGTGGAGACCAGACATCGACGCGTTCGCGTTCTCTCCGCAAATTCATCAAACTCGGGACAATTTCACGAAACGAAAAGTTCTCTCACAAACCGCGCAGCTCTTTGATCCTCTCGGATGGCTCTCGCCGATCACGATCAGAGCCAAAATCTTTATGCAGGAATTGTGGGCACTCGGTTTCGACTGGGACGAGCCGATCTCAGCTTCATTGTCCTCGCGATGGATCGAGTTTCTACAAGATCTTCAAGGCATCTCAGCTATCACCATCCCACGAAGGATCGGGTCAAGTTCAGCATCTCTCGGGATAGAGATCCACGGTTTCGCGGACGCCTCTCAAAGTGCATTAGGCGCAGTGATCTACGCGCGAACGTATATCAACACTCACGAAGTGCGCGTTTCGCTAGTGTGCGCGAAAACTAAAGTAGCGCCGCTAAAGAAGGTGACAATTCCTCGTCTCGAATTCTGTGCTGCGAATCTTCTCGTCCGGTTGATGTGTGATGTGGAAAAGACTCTTAATTTCGAAAACACCCCGGTTTATCTGTGGACGGATTCCACAGTCGCGCTCGCGTGGATCAAAAGCCACCCATCGCGGTGGAAGGAATTCGTTCGTAATCGCGTAACGAAAATCCAAGAGTTCGCGCGCGCTCGTTGGTATCACATCTCGGGTTTTGAAAACCCCGCTGATCTTGCGTCTCGTGGTGCATCTCCGGAGCAACTCCAAAAATCAGAACTTTGGACCTTCGGACCATCCTGGCTCTCGAAGCCTTCTGTCAATTGGCCATCCTTATCTCCGCGACCGGAAGAAAACAGTCATCTCGAGGAAAGAAAAGGGCTGTCGACGCACATCGCAACAGCTAAGCCGCTACAAATCTGGGATCTCGTCGATCGCTACTCAAAACTATCGACTCTCCTCAAAGTCACATCATTGTGTAAACGCGCAGCAAATCGGTTCCTCGCGAAGACGACATCGAATCGCGTAAACACGTCTATCACTGTCGGACCGATCTCTACTCTCGAATTGAGCGACGCCCAACTGTTTTGGACCAAGGTGACCCAGCAGGCGTACTTTGCAGAAGAAATTCGCCAAATCGAGACAAGCTCAAGTCTCACTCGAAGTCATCCACTATCGCGACTCACGCCGTTCATCGATTCGAACGGATTCCTCAGAGTCGGTGGTCGACTGAATCACTCATTGCTTTCGTATGACGAAAAGCACCCGTTCATCTTGCCTCGCGAATCATCGTTCTCCACATTGATCATCGATCATCATCATCGGTTGACGCTCCACGGAGGTCCGCAACTCACTCTCGCTACAATCCGACAGCGGTACTGGATCCTGGGAGGAAGAGTACCGATCCGCATGTTCATACATCGTTGCGTTCCTTGTGCGCGTCATCGCGCCACCCTCAGCAGCCAACAGATGGGCCAACTCCCTCAGTCTCGAGTCACGCAATCAAGGCCGTTTCTTCACTCTGGCGTTGACTACGCTAGTCCATTCTCGATTCGAGCCTCCCGCGGAAGAGGAGCGAAATCATGCAAGGGATATATCGTTATCTTCATCTGCTTCACGACCTCGGCTGTGCATCTCGAGCTAGTTTCGGACTACACGACGGAGGCATTCATCGCGGCGTACAAACGCTTCACATCTCGACGAGGAATTTGTGCCTCAATCGCAAGCGATTGTGGAACGAATCTCGTCGGCGCAGACTCAGAACTTCGCCGTCTTCTCGCTGCATCGTCAAAGGAGTTCGCAGAAATCGCAAACACCCTCGCATCACACGGAACCCAGTGGCGGTTCAATCCTCCCTCCGCGCCTCATTTCGGTGGAAAATGGGAAGCCGGAGTGAAATCAGTCAAATTTCACCTCAAACGAGTCATTGGAGAAGCTACTCAAACGTTCGAGCAATTCGCGACGTTCCTCATGCAAGTAGAAGCCACGCTTAATTCTCGACCTCTTTGCGCTATCTCGGACGATCCACGGGATCCAAGTGCCTTGACTCCAGGACACTTTCTCGTCGGCTCAGCATTGAACACAATTCCTGAGCCGTCACTCATCGAGGTGCCAGTTCAACGGCTATCGCATTGGCAACACTCGCGTCAAATGCTGGAGCATTTTTGGAAACGGTGGAGTACGGAGTATCTTCAGTCCTTCCAAAACCTCTCGAAATGGCAGACTCATCACGGGAACATCAAAATCGGATCCATCGTTctcgtaaaaaacgaaaatctaccTCCATCTGTGTGGCCCCTCGCGAAAGTGATCGAAGTGCATCCGGGAACCGACGGTCTCGTTCGCGTTGTGACCGTTAAAACGAAATCCTCTGTATTAAAACGTCCAATCGTAAAATTGTGTGTGCTTCCAGTGTCCTTTTAA
- the LOC124187806 gene encoding uncharacterized protein LOC124187806 — translation MSIEEHIERQNDYIWRISRAVKNLRKLGEAKITYGQVKSRLNALNSSWNKFQDNHEKISEIKFAAKGDQLDAIKRLSYFTKDHYGLCEEHFLSGEGVMLDLLESLKPAPAATAQAAAAPQDAPAGGSSKRLPRIELPTFAGSYSEWKPFHDLFSSMVRKNSQHSEVEKLHYLKTKNFPRAWETLVSRYENKRLLTDSHLATLFAIPRVTKKSSSELKSLHSNTCEALGALELLASPEKLGDHIIVHMTIRKLDRASLEEWEKSVTEKLEPPTTAELKAFLVGRIHTLEAVEQAHAHNQIATSKPHSLQGRSNLQTTRSHTAQSKEQSCACCKGNHYIAFCSTFRDKSLDQRREVVSAKKLCFNCLGPHQQKDCRSNKTCRMCNGRHHSLLHRNFSSISTAANRGTSQGQAAVAQPAVQNAPISNSAFQVSNHSAQPTMIKRSPVLLATVQLIASNPETGERIIARALLDQGSESSFVTESLAQQLRLRRHQATIPIIGVGAHQSAVTRGIATLQLKSRAHTSFSCQVEALVLPRLTSYIPSFRLLVEDWPHLRGLNLANPSFAHPSQIDVILGADIYSNIISQGVRRGAPGTPIAQETQFGWVLSGCVSVEAASPSYGAIQGFQCSLDHELLDLVQQFWKQEEVSKPLALTSEEERCEQHFRETVSRTASGRYVVRLPLKDNSVELGNSRNPAHQMLLRLEKRFGSDAKLKEAYSSFLREYRQLGHMRRAINIPEDNSRVFYLPHHGVVRDSSSTTKLRVVFNGSQRTNLGLSLNDNLLVGPKVQTDLADVLLRWRQYPVAFSSDIVKMYRQILVHNDDQDFQRILWREEPGLSIEEYQLTTVTYGLASAPYLAIRVLHQLVQDEGKQYPFASHVILENTYVDDILSGAEDVDQGREKINELNQLLKAGGFEL, via the exons ATGTCGATCGAAGAACATATCGAACGTCAAAACGACTACATTTGGCGCATCTCTCGTGCCGTCAAAAACCTGCGCAAGCTCGGCGAGGCAAAAATCACTTACGGGCAGGTGAAGTCGCGGCTTAATGCCTTAAATTCAAGTTGGAATAAGTTCCAAGATAATCACGAGAAGATCAGCGAGATCAAGTTCGCAGCAAAAGGTGATCAACTCGACGCGATCAAAAGGCTTTCGTACTTCACGAAAGATCATTACGGACTGTGTGAAGAGCACTTCTTGAGTGGCGAAGGAGTGATGCTTGATCTTCTCGAATCTCTAAAGCCTGCGCCTGCAGCAACCGCGCAAGCCGCTGCAGCTCCTCAAGACGCACCAGCAGGAGGATCATCAAAACGGCTACCGCGTATCGAACTGCCCACTTTCGCGGGCAGCTACTCAGAATGGAAGCCGTTTCACGACCTCTTCTCGTCGATGGTTCGCAAAAATTCGCAACATTCGGAAGTGGAAAAGCTGCACTACCTCAAAACCA AAAACTTCCCTCGAGCCTGGGAAACTCTCGTTTCACGATACGAAAACAAGCGGCTTCTGACTGATTCTCATCTCGCGACACTTTTCGCGATTCCTCGCGTCACTAAAAAATCATCATCGGAACTAAAGAGCTTGCACAGCAACACTTGCGAAGCTCTTGGCGCGCTCGAACTTCTCGCTAGTCCCGAGAAATTAGGGGATCACATCATCGTGCACATGACGATTCGCAAGCTCGACCGAGCATCTCTCGAAGAGTGGGAGAAAAGTGTTACCGAGAAACTCGAGCCCCCCACGACTGCGGAGCTCAAGGCGTTTCTCGTCGGTCGCATCCATACCCTCGAAGCCGTGGAGCAAGCTCATGCTCATAATCAAATCGCGACGTCGAAACCGCACTCATTGCAAGGAAGGTCAAATCTTCAGACGACAAGGTCACATACAGCGCAATCAAAGGAACAGTCGTGTGCTTGTTGCAAAGGCAACCACTACATCGCGTTCTGTTCGACCTTTCGCGACAAATCTCTGGATCAAAGAAGGGAAGTGGTTTCTGCGAAAAAGCTTTGCTTCAATTGTCTCGGTCCACATCAGCAGAAGGACTGTCGATCCAACAAAACGTGTCGCATGTGCAACGGTCGACATCATTCCTTGCTGCATCGGAACTTTTCCTCAATCTCGACAGCTGCCAACCGCGGCACATCTCAAGGACAGGCCGCAGTAGCGCAACCTGCAGTGCAGAACGCACCGATCTCGAACAGCGCCTTTCAGGTGAGCAACCACTCAGCTCAGCCTACAATGATCAAGCGCTCTCCAGTTCTTCTCGCCACAGTGCAATTGATCGCCTCGAATCCGGAGACTGGAGAAAGAATCATCGCTCGCGCTCTACTCGATCAAGGATCCGAAAGTTCATTCGTCACGGAGTCGCTAGCGCAACAATTGCGATTACGTCGGCATCAAGCAACGATACCGATCATTGGCGTCGGAGCTCATCAATCGGCAGTGACTCGCGGCATAGCAACATTGCAACTCAAATCTCGTGCTCACACCTCGTTCTCGTGTCAGGTGGAGGCACTCGTGCTTCCACGACTCACATCGTATATACCCTCATTTCGACTTCTCGTCGAAGACTGGCCTCATCTACGAGGACTCAACCTCGCCAATCCAAGCTTTGCACATCCCAGTCAAATCGACGTAATTCTCGGAGCTGACATCTACAGCAACATCATTAGTCAAGGAGTTCGAAGAGGAGCACCAGGAACACCAATCGCGCAAGAAACTCAGTTCGGTTGGGTCCTCTCCGGCTGCGTTTCAGTGGAAGCAGCAAGCCCCTCGTATGGCGCTATCCAAGGCTTCCAATGCTCCCTCGATCACGAACTGCTCGATCTCGTGCAGCAGTTTTGGAAGCAGGAAGAAGTGTCGAAACCTTTGGCACTAACTTCCGAAGAAGAGCGTTGTGAGCAACACTTTCGCGAAACGGTTTCTCGAACTGCGTCTGGTCGTTACGTAGTTCGGCTGCCGCTCAAGGACAATTCGGTAGAGCTCGGCAACTCGCGGAATCCCGCGCATCAAATGCTCCTTCGTTTGGAGAAACGGTTCGGTAGCGACGCGAAACTCAAGGAGGCTTACTCGAGCTTCCTTCGTGAATATCGTCAACTCGGGCACATGCGTCGCGCTATCAATATACCTGAAGACAATTCCCGCGTGTTTTATCTTCCCCATCACGGTGTAGTTCGCGACAGCAGTTCAACAACAAAGTTGCGTGTCGTGTTCAACGGGTCTCAAAGAACCAACCTCGGACTTTCTCTCAATGACAATCTTCTCGTCGGTCCAAAAGTGCAAACCGACCTCGCGGACGTTCTCTTACGCTGGCGACAATATCCAGTCGCGTTCTCATCAGACATCGTGAAGATGTACCGACAAATTTTGGTCCACAATGATGACCAAGATTTCCAGCGAATCCTCTGGAGGGAAGAACCAGGGCTATCGATTGAAGAATATCAACTGACTACGGTAACGTATGGTCTTGCAAGCGCTCCGTATCTCGCGATCCGTGTTCTTCATCAACTCGTTCAGGACGAAGGTAAGCAGTATCCCTTTGCGAGCCACGTCATTCTCGAAAACACGTACGTCGACGACATCCTCTCAGGAGCAGAGGACGTTGATCAAGGTCGCGAGAAAATCAACGAACTCAATCAATTGCTCAAGGCGGGCGGCTTCGAACTTTAA